In Verrucomicrobiota bacterium, the DNA window CCGCTGCCTCCGCGGTTTCGGCCGCCCGGATTTCTGCCGCCAATTTGGTGGAAGGCACGAAAGCAGAAGTCTCGGAATCATCGAATCCTGAAATCGCTTCCAGATCTTCCAGTTCGAGTTCTGCGGCGTGCGATTCCAGTAACTCGTTCAACAGGCCCAGGATTCGGTCAATCATGTGGGGCCGTAAGGTCTCCGCTCCGGCCGTGCCGTTCTTTCCTTGCTTCAACAGTTTCAGCAGCGGTTGGGCAATGACCGTATCGCCCACGTTGAGGAGCGATTCGGCGGCATCCAGGAGGACGAGCGGCGACGGGTCCACCAGATCGCAGCGCAACACTTCACGCGACCTGGGATCGCCCCGCCCGGCCAGCGCGTGCGCCACGGCGCGCCGGATCACGTGGTTCCGGCTGCTCAGCGCCGCCACGAGAGGTTCTTCCGGGCCTTTTCCGATTTCTATCAGGGCGTCGAGGGCGGACTTTCGGACGGTGGCTTCGGCGTTATCCAGCGCCTGAGATAGCGCATCGATATCGCGCGCGCCTTTGACCTGGCCGACCGACACGGCGGCCTTGCCCAGGCCGTCTTGCATCTCCCTCAGCGTCGTGGCCAGCGGTTTGATGACGCGCGAATCGCCGATCTTGCGCAAGACGTCCTTGGGATTCTTGAAGACGTTGCCGCCGGCGTCTTTCAAAGCGGAGACGAAATGCGGCACGGACGTCCGGACACCCTCAGCTTTCCCCCAGTCCGGATCGATCTTCCACAGAGCATCCACGAGCGGTTCCACCACGGAGTGGCCCACGCGCACGAGCACCGCTGCGGCCGTCTCGCGAATCGAGGCATCCTTGCTCTTGAGCGCTTCCACCAGCGGTTCGATGATGGAATTGCCAATCCGGACCAACGCGGCGGAGACGGCATGGCGAGCCTTGGTATCTCCATGATGAAGGGCCGCGATCAATGGCGCCAAGGCTCGCGGATCGCCCATCTCGCCCAAAGCCGAAGCCGCCGCTTCTTGCACGCTGCTGTTTGGATCCGCGAGCGCAGCGAAGAGCGGTTCCAGCGTGCGAGTTCCGCCCACCTGGCCGAGCACCGTGGCCGATGTCCGGCGAAGCCGCTCGTCGTCGCCCTTCAACGTTTCAATGACGGCGGTCACGGCTTCTTTGGCCGCGGCGGACTGCGCCCAGTTCGGATCGATCTTCCAAAGCACTTCGATCGCCGCTTCCCGCATCTCGTTGTCTTTGAGCGCGGCCATGAGCGGGTTAAGGGCCGCGCGGCCAACCCGGACCAGTGCCGCCGCGGCGGTTTCGCGCACGCGCGGCTTGTTTTCCTTCAATCGCGCAATCAACAGCGGGATCGTCCGCGCGCCGATGCGCACCAGGCCGGCGGCGGCCGATTCTCGGGCTCCGGATTCTCCGTGATCCAGCGCCGTCAGCAACTCCCGCAAAGCCTCATCCGTGGCGATTTGTCCCAGAACGGCGGCGGCGGTCTCGCGAGGCGTGACGTCCCGGTCTGAAAGCATGGCGCCGAGAAGCCGGACGGCTGGGGTTCCGATTTGCGCGAGCGCGGACGCGGCGGCCAGGCGCGCATCTGCGTGCTTGCTTTTGAGCGCGGCAACCAGCGACCGGACCGCGGGAGGGCCGATTCGCACCAGCGACGCGACGGCCGCCTGACGAACGCGGGGGTTGAGGTCCTTGAGCGCGCCCATCAACGATTCGACCGAGTGCGCATCCTGCAGCTCGCCGAGTTTTTTCGCGGCTGCCTCGCGCACTTTCCAATCGTCATCCTTAAGCTGACGCGATGTCCACCAGAGCATTCCGTTCTTTCCGTTGATTCACGCTTCTTGGACCGGTTCGGTCTGATCCAATAATCGGCGAGAAAATGATCTAACCTTAACCAATAAGCGCACCCCAGAATCCCAAGTCAAGCGTGCAAAAGTTGTCGAATTTGCCGCTCGCCACGTCGTATCATTCCGCCCATGAAAACGGATTGGGATGCGCTTGTGGAAGGACTTCTGTGCCATCTGAATGAGTTGAAGGAGCAAGGCGTGCGGTTCTTGCCCGTTGCGCCGCATACTCTAGCCGCCCTGGATGCGCTGGCCGCAAATAGGGCTGCGCAGCCGCGCAGCCGCGCCTCCGTTGATCCGGCGGGGACGAAGCGGCCCCGCCATCCCGACGGTTCTGACACCAAGGGAGCTTCCGATGAACCGAGTAGGGACGGATTCCACTCCGTCCCTGACCTTGCTCAACCATCGAAAGAACAATTCCAGGGACACGGTGGAACGCGTCCTTACCCA includes these proteins:
- a CDS encoding HEAT repeat domain-containing protein; translated protein: MLWWTSRQLKDDDWKVREAAAKKLGELQDAHSVESLMGALKDLNPRVRQAAVASLVRIGPPAVRSLVAALKSKHADARLAAASALAQIGTPAVRLLGAMLSDRDVTPRETAAAVLGQIATDEALRELLTALDHGESGARESAAAGLVRIGARTIPLLIARLKENKPRVRETAAAALVRVGRAALNPLMAALKDNEMREAAIEVLWKIDPNWAQSAAAKEAVTAVIETLKGDDERLRRTSATVLGQVGGTRTLEPLFAALADPNSSVQEAAASALGEMGDPRALAPLIAALHHGDTKARHAVSAALVRIGNSIIEPLVEALKSKDASIRETAAAVLVRVGHSVVEPLVDALWKIDPDWGKAEGVRTSVPHFVSALKDAGGNVFKNPKDVLRKIGDSRVIKPLATTLREMQDGLGKAAVSVGQVKGARDIDALSQALDNAEATVRKSALDALIEIGKGPEEPLVAALSSRNHVIRRAVAHALAGRGDPRSREVLRCDLVDPSPLVLLDAAESLLNVGDTVIAQPLLKLLKQGKNGTAGAETLRPHMIDRILGLLNELLESHAAELELEDLEAISGFDDSETSAFVPSTKLAAEIRAAETAEAAESEAGVDGWSRAKELARREQRRRRGKALKA